From Rhizobium favelukesii, the proteins below share one genomic window:
- a CDS encoding pyridoxamine 5'-phosphate oxidase family protein, with protein sequence MKIVETVEELAAIYAGGLTQASVAKVTDCLTPLYREMIEASPFVALATVGPEGLDCSPRGDIGGVVRIIDDRTLHLPDWRGNNRVDSLSNIVRDPRLALMFLIPGSNTTMRINGRGVVTNDEAVLSSFEMDGKYPRTVIVITIDEVYFQCARALIRSELWNPETFVDPKSLPTPGLMLKAATGDFDYETYDREWPQRAAKTMW encoded by the coding sequence ATGAAAATCGTCGAAACGGTGGAAGAACTCGCGGCGATCTACGCTGGCGGGTTGACGCAGGCATCCGTGGCCAAGGTGACGGATTGTCTGACGCCGCTGTATCGCGAAATGATCGAGGCATCGCCCTTCGTGGCGCTGGCGACCGTGGGACCCGAAGGGCTCGACTGTTCGCCGCGCGGCGATATTGGCGGGGTTGTGCGCATCATCGACGACAGGACGCTGCACCTGCCGGACTGGCGCGGCAACAACCGCGTCGATTCGCTCTCCAACATCGTCCGCGACCCGCGCCTGGCGCTGATGTTCCTCATTCCCGGATCGAACACAACGATGCGCATCAACGGGCGCGGCGTCGTGACCAATGACGAGGCGGTCCTTTCCAGCTTCGAGATGGACGGAAAATATCCGCGGACGGTGATCGTCATCACGATCGACGAGGTTTATTTCCAGTGTGCTCGTGCGCTGATCCGTTCCGAGCTATGGAACCCGGAAACCTTCGTCGATCCGAAGAGCCTGCCGACACCGGGGTTGATGCTGAAGGCGGCGACCGGGGATTTCGACTACGAAACCTATGATCGCGAATGGCCGCAACGCGCGGCCAAGACGATGTGGTAA
- a CDS encoding DUF2059 domain-containing protein, which yields MIKFAGLGRFAAATVILSGVAFGSAAHAQEASPEQLKAARAAIDAIGATAQFDNILPGLAERLKADLIQDSPNYQDAITAEVDKQALALAPRRADLEKEAALTYAKAFSVEELNAIAEFYNSPVGKKLLKDGPIASRETVKAADIWAQGISRDLQKQASTELSKVIKAPPPAADPANPAATAAPKAATPVAKPKP from the coding sequence ATGATTAAATTTGCAGGTCTTGGCCGTTTTGCTGCTGCGACCGTTATTCTCTCGGGCGTCGCATTTGGCTCTGCCGCACACGCTCAGGAAGCCTCTCCGGAGCAGTTGAAGGCAGCCCGCGCTGCCATCGACGCGATTGGCGCCACTGCGCAGTTCGACAACATCCTGCCTGGCTTGGCTGAACGCCTGAAGGCCGATCTCATCCAGGATTCGCCGAACTACCAGGATGCGATCACCGCTGAGGTCGACAAGCAGGCCTTGGCCCTTGCTCCGCGCCGCGCCGACCTCGAGAAGGAAGCCGCGTTGACCTATGCCAAGGCATTCTCCGTCGAGGAACTCAACGCGATCGCCGAGTTCTACAACTCGCCGGTTGGCAAGAAGCTGCTGAAGGATGGCCCGATCGCATCGCGCGAAACCGTGAAGGCCGCCGACATCTGGGCGCAGGGCATTTCTCGCGATCTGCAGAAGCAGGCGAGCACCGAGCTCAGCAAGGTCATCAAGGCGCCGCCGCCGGCCGCCGATCCGGCCAACCCGGCCGCAACGGCCGCGCCGAAAGCCGCTACGCCGGTCGCAAAGCCGAAGCCGTAA
- the rpiA gene encoding ribose-5-phosphate isomerase RpiA — translation MDAREMKIKAAEAALAHVEYGMRLGIGTGSTAEEFVRLLAEKVATGFKVEGVPTSERTARLCLELGVPLKSLDELPELDLTIDGADEVDSDLTLIKGGGGALLREKIVAAASQRMIVIADESKLVATLGAFALPIEINPFGLVSTRMAIEKKASKLGLGGTLTLRQGGGEDFMTDGGHYIIDASFGRIPDAEALSNELNSIPGVVEHGLFLKMAALAIIAGPAGARTLRANR, via the coding sequence ATGGATGCCCGCGAAATGAAGATCAAAGCCGCCGAGGCGGCACTCGCTCATGTCGAATACGGCATGCGGCTTGGAATCGGAACCGGGAGCACTGCCGAAGAGTTCGTGCGCCTGCTCGCGGAAAAGGTTGCCACCGGTTTCAAGGTGGAAGGAGTGCCAACCTCTGAACGCACCGCGAGGCTTTGCCTCGAGCTTGGCGTTCCGCTGAAGTCACTCGATGAACTGCCCGAACTCGATCTGACAATCGATGGCGCAGACGAGGTCGATTCCGACCTGACGCTCATCAAGGGGGGCGGTGGTGCACTGCTGCGCGAGAAGATCGTTGCTGCGGCATCGCAGCGCATGATCGTCATTGCCGACGAGAGCAAACTGGTGGCGACACTGGGCGCCTTCGCGCTGCCGATCGAAATCAATCCGTTCGGGCTTGTCTCCACGCGCATGGCAATCGAAAAGAAGGCTTCGAAATTGGGGTTGGGCGGCACCCTGACGCTGCGCCAAGGCGGTGGCGAAGACTTCATGACGGACGGCGGCCACTACATCATCGATGCATCTTTTGGCCGCATTCCTGATGCAGAGGCGCTTTCAAACGAGCTGAATTCAATACCCGGGGTCGTTGAACACGGGCTCTTTCTCAAAATGGCGGCGCTTGCGATCATTGCAGGTCCAGCAGGTGCGCGCACGCTGCGGGCGAACAGGTAA
- a CDS encoding GGDEF domain-containing protein translates to MTTAAAPTRAQVPDVAGQITFAMRSMGVAPIPRNYELFYEAYIGSNPALTRDLAALGSQATQGELDALGAQYFAHSPARVFDDAHGRIAAELETLLRVLRQEQISLESYNKLLGETYKRISSKNHTSVELIENALTLLTEATGDTMAHGERTVENVVQRSQEMDQVRKELDEYKRIANTDSLTRLSNRRAFDDRLSAVFNNPAMRPVTALVLADIDNFKKINDTYGHPVGDKILATVASVIRANVRRDVFVARTGGEEFALIIEGNTSEEVMGTAERIRRTLETTPFTNSRTRVNYGPVTVSVGVCMASYAEDAGELYHKADVALYGAKNSGRNCSVLFEDGMQKDFTKSWLIYKA, encoded by the coding sequence ATGACGACGGCCGCAGCGCCAACGAGGGCGCAGGTTCCCGACGTGGCAGGTCAGATCACGTTCGCCATGCGCTCCATGGGCGTTGCGCCGATCCCTCGCAATTACGAACTCTTCTACGAAGCCTACATCGGCTCCAACCCGGCGCTGACTCGCGACCTCGCGGCGCTCGGCAGTCAGGCGACGCAGGGCGAATTGGATGCCCTCGGTGCACAATACTTTGCGCACAGCCCTGCCCGCGTGTTCGACGACGCGCACGGTCGCATCGCCGCCGAGCTCGAGACACTGTTGCGCGTCCTTCGCCAGGAGCAAATATCGCTGGAGAGCTACAACAAGCTTCTCGGCGAAACCTACAAGCGGATCAGCTCGAAGAACCATACAAGCGTGGAGCTTATCGAAAACGCCCTCACCCTGCTTACCGAGGCAACCGGCGACACCATGGCGCACGGCGAACGCACGGTCGAGAACGTCGTTCAGCGTTCGCAGGAAATGGATCAGGTCCGCAAGGAACTCGACGAGTATAAGCGCATTGCCAATACTGACTCGTTGACGCGCCTGTCGAACCGACGTGCCTTCGACGACCGCCTGTCGGCCGTCTTCAACAATCCGGCAATGCGTCCAGTTACCGCGCTCGTGCTTGCTGACATCGACAACTTCAAGAAGATCAACGACACCTATGGTCATCCGGTGGGTGACAAGATCCTTGCGACTGTCGCCTCGGTCATCCGAGCCAATGTACGCCGCGACGTTTTCGTCGCCCGCACCGGCGGCGAGGAGTTCGCCTTGATCATCGAGGGCAACACTTCCGAGGAAGTGATGGGAACGGCCGAACGCATCCGCCGCACATTGGAAACGACACCCTTCACGAACTCGCGCACGAGGGTCAACTACGGACCCGTCACCGTATCGGTCGGCGTCTGCATGGCATCCTACGCCGAGGACGCCGGCGAGCTTTATCACAAGGCCGACGTGGCGCTTTACGGCGCCAAGAATTCCGGCCGCAACTGCAGCGTCCTCTTCGAAGACGGTATGCAGAAAGACTTCACAAAAAGCTGGCTGATCTACAAGGCATAA
- a CDS encoding HAD family hydrolase, with translation MTPALVVFDLDGTLLDTHADLVQSLNYTIAAIGLAPVGYDDLTHLVGQGAKVMIERACNLRGHRLSQEQIPALLDRFITHYTDNMPGHTLPYPGLVEAMDQLKSAGYTLAVCTNKLEGLARGLIGKLELTHYFNTITGGDTFTIRKPDAQHLLGTIERAGGDVRRTIMVGDSVNDILVARNAGVPSIAVPFGYSDVPVETLAPTRVITHFKELTPALVDELIGDFASAEPAAAAG, from the coding sequence TTGACCCCTGCCCTCGTTGTATTCGATCTCGATGGAACGCTGCTCGATACTCACGCCGATCTCGTGCAAAGCCTGAACTATACGATCGCCGCGATCGGTTTGGCACCAGTCGGCTACGACGACCTCACGCATCTCGTCGGACAAGGCGCCAAGGTGATGATCGAGCGGGCCTGCAACCTTCGGGGACATCGGCTATCACAGGAGCAGATCCCGGCCCTGCTCGACCGCTTCATCACACACTATACCGACAACATGCCCGGACATACGCTCCCTTACCCGGGCCTTGTCGAGGCAATGGATCAGTTGAAGAGCGCCGGCTACACGCTTGCCGTTTGCACCAACAAGCTCGAAGGTCTGGCGCGCGGCCTCATCGGGAAGCTTGAACTCACTCACTATTTCAACACCATTACCGGCGGCGATACCTTCACGATCAGGAAACCGGACGCCCAGCATCTTCTCGGAACCATTGAACGCGCCGGCGGCGACGTCCGCAGGACCATCATGGTCGGCGACAGCGTCAACGACATTCTTGTTGCTCGAAATGCGGGGGTGCCTTCGATCGCCGTGCCGTTCGGCTATTCCGACGTCCCCGTCGAGACTCTCGCGCCGACCCGCGTCATCACCCATTTCAAGGAGCTGACGCCTGCGCTCGTTGATGAACTGATCGGGGATTTTGCTTCCGCGGAGCCGGCCGCGGCAGCAGGCTGA
- a CDS encoding alpha/beta hydrolase, protein MTNFALKVTRLGFSLLQSVSPRIAGKAAFRLFCVTPSTKPKGEKAKAAHAAGAEKLAGAERFTLRLTGGGRAHAYRLNGGALGRRPRYLVTHGWGSSGAYMGDLAETLAATGAEVIAVDFPGHGRAAGRVLHMGMAVKAIAAAERRFGAFDAAIGHSFGGAALMVAAAGMLPGVTAVLPEKLALIGSPSEMHWLFKDFGKMIGLGRSAQQVLETEVFRVTGRRLEEFDASRAADAIRRPVLIVHAEDDKEVNANHARRYAAASDHVRLYWANGFGHRRIVGARPVLDAITGFLAEGDADKAAEIIPLFDLPARRMSL, encoded by the coding sequence ATGACAAACTTTGCGCTGAAGGTCACCCGCCTCGGATTTTCGCTGTTGCAGTCGGTTTCGCCGCGCATCGCCGGAAAGGCGGCATTCCGTCTGTTTTGCGTAACGCCCTCCACGAAGCCCAAGGGCGAGAAGGCTAAAGCAGCACATGCAGCGGGCGCGGAAAAGCTCGCCGGAGCGGAGCGGTTCACGCTTCGTCTTACCGGCGGCGGACGGGCGCATGCCTATCGGCTGAACGGCGGCGCTTTGGGGCGCCGCCCCCGGTATCTTGTGACGCACGGCTGGGGATCGAGCGGCGCGTATATGGGCGATCTCGCGGAGACGCTGGCGGCAACCGGCGCGGAGGTAATCGCAGTCGACTTTCCCGGCCATGGCCGCGCGGCGGGGCGGGTTCTCCACATGGGCATGGCGGTAAAGGCAATCGCGGCAGCTGAGCGTCGATTCGGGGCGTTCGACGCTGCAATCGGCCACTCCTTCGGCGGCGCTGCACTGATGGTGGCGGCGGCAGGGATGCTGCCCGGTGTTACTGCCGTGCTCCCGGAGAAGCTCGCGCTGATCGGCTCGCCGAGCGAGATGCACTGGCTCTTCAAGGATTTCGGCAAGATGATCGGCCTTGGACGGTCGGCGCAACAGGTGCTTGAGACCGAGGTGTTCCGGGTCACCGGCCGGCGATTGGAGGAATTCGACGCGAGCAGGGCCGCCGACGCGATCCGGCGCCCGGTGCTGATCGTGCATGCCGAAGACGATAAGGAAGTGAACGCCAACCACGCGCGGCGTTACGCGGCGGCAAGCGATCATGTGCGGCTCTATTGGGCCAATGGGTTCGGGCATCGCCGGATCGTCGGGGCGCGGCCGGTTCTGGATGCAATCACCGGTTTTCTCGCTGAGGGCGATGCGGACAAAGCTGCTGAGATCATTCCGCTTTTCGATCTTCCCGCCAGGCGTATGTCATTGTAA
- the fumC gene encoding class II fumarate hydratase yields the protein MTSTRTEADTFGPIEVQNDRYWGAQAQRSLGNFKIGWEKQPLSIVRALGIVKQAAARTNMALGQLEPAIGNPIVDAAQEVIDGKLNDHFPLVVWQTGSGTQSNMNANEVISNRAIELLGGVMGSKKPVHPNDHVNMSQSSNDTYPTAMHIACAEQIVRHLLPSLKHLHAALDMKVTEFSHIIKIGRTHTQDATPLTLGQEFSGYAAQVGSAIKRIEMTLPGLCELAQGGTAVGTGLNAPVGFAEKVADEIAQITGLPFVTAPNKFEALAAHDSMVFSHGAINAAAAALFKIANDIRLLGSGPRAGLGELALPENEPGSSIMPGKVNPTQCEALTQVCIHIFGNNAALTFADSQGHFELNVYNPMMAYNFLQSVQLLGDAAVSFTDNCVVGIEAREDNIKAGLDRSLMLVTALAPKIGYDNAAKIAKTAHKNGTTLKEEALASGLVTVEEYDTIVRPETMIGPK from the coding sequence ATGACCTCCACCCGCACCGAAGCAGATACGTTCGGCCCGATCGAAGTGCAAAATGACCGATATTGGGGTGCGCAGGCGCAGCGCTCGCTCGGCAATTTCAAGATCGGTTGGGAAAAGCAGCCGCTTTCGATCGTTCGCGCCCTCGGCATCGTCAAGCAGGCAGCGGCCCGCACAAACATGGCGCTCGGCCAGCTCGAGCCGGCGATCGGCAACCCCATCGTTGATGCGGCGCAGGAAGTCATCGACGGGAAGCTCAACGACCATTTCCCTCTGGTCGTCTGGCAGACAGGTTCCGGCACGCAGTCGAACATGAATGCCAACGAGGTGATCTCCAATCGCGCGATCGAATTGCTGGGCGGCGTGATGGGCTCGAAGAAGCCGGTACATCCGAACGATCACGTCAATATGAGCCAGTCGTCGAACGATACTTATCCGACGGCGATGCATATCGCCTGCGCAGAGCAGATCGTGCGCCACCTATTGCCGAGCCTGAAGCACCTTCATGCCGCCCTCGACATGAAGGTTACCGAGTTCAGTCACATCATCAAGATCGGCCGCACGCACACGCAGGATGCGACGCCGCTGACGCTTGGCCAGGAGTTTTCGGGATATGCCGCGCAGGTCGGCTCCGCCATCAAGCGTATCGAAATGACGCTCCCCGGCCTTTGCGAACTGGCCCAGGGCGGTACTGCGGTCGGTACGGGCCTCAATGCGCCGGTCGGCTTTGCCGAGAAGGTCGCCGACGAGATTGCGCAGATCACCGGCCTGCCTTTCGTCACCGCCCCGAACAAGTTCGAAGCGCTCGCCGCCCATGACTCGATGGTCTTCAGCCACGGCGCCATCAATGCGGCCGCCGCCGCTCTCTTCAAGATCGCCAATGACATCCGCCTCTTGGGCTCCGGCCCGCGCGCCGGCCTCGGCGAACTCGCGTTGCCGGAAAACGAGCCCGGCTCCTCCATCATGCCGGGCAAAGTCAACCCGACGCAGTGCGAAGCGCTGACACAGGTCTGCATTCACATCTTCGGCAACAACGCGGCGCTGACCTTCGCCGACAGCCAGGGTCACTTCGAGCTCAACGTCTACAATCCGATGATGGCCTACAATTTCCTCCAGTCGGTACAGCTGCTCGGTGACGCCGCCGTCTCCTTCACCGACAATTGCGTCGTCGGCATCGAGGCGCGCGAGGACAACATCAAGGCCGGCCTCGACCGGTCGCTGATGCTGGTCACGGCGCTCGCCCCGAAGATCGGCTATGACAATGCCGCCAAGATCGCCAAGACCGCACACAAGAACGGTACGACGCTGAAGGAAGAAGCCCTGGCGAGCGGCCTCGTCACTGTTGAGGAATACGACACGATCGTCCGTCCCGAAACGATGATCGGCCCGAAGTAA
- a CDS encoding L,D-transpeptidase family protein: MTFLLRGAVSALALSCGIAAMGVAPAHAYTLMDMIRGDRARTQSTIVNPRSSVPSFLQSAPDAPLPKVSSPRYYTYQPDAMRFVDTGKFTDPVVTGAVADASAVTETMPSVQRRFLIEAKVRAPVDVAKALEAYYGDVKNPLVWLTGTDVNDRAKAAMAVLADAASVGLDAADYAVPVPTEDPTNPDPAIRDRALTQFELELSAKVLAYVQDTVRGRIDPNKLSGYHDFKRKDVNLAPVLKLARMSPDTAAYLRSRTPDGPQFVALEDELAKLRAEGASDDRIDIALSGLLRPGDNSSEIPNIVKAIDKRGSAALKGEHAATLAAYTGSTDYSPEIVALVEGFQQEHGLKPDGVIGQATVRAMTGGDSNASKVDKLIVAMEQARWLPADLGSRYVFINQPAYMVYYHNDNKEQLSMRVVVGQPSHQTFFFQDQIETVEFNPFWGVPQSIIINEMLPRLRSDPSYLDRMGYEVTVGGRAVASSSVDWYGSTTNVSVRQPPSDDNALGELKILFPNAHAIYMHDTPSKSFFKRDMRALSHGCVRLAEPRAMAAAVLNTSVDQIGKEIATGKNHALQVPQKIPVYVAYFTAWPNKDGVVQYFDDVYGRDAYVQKAFEATTKARDAQI, from the coding sequence ATGACATTCCTTCTGAGAGGTGCGGTTTCCGCACTCGCGCTTTCCTGCGGTATAGCTGCGATGGGTGTCGCGCCCGCGCATGCCTACACGTTGATGGATATGATCCGCGGGGATCGCGCGCGGACGCAGAGCACGATTGTCAATCCGAGGTCATCGGTTCCTTCGTTCCTTCAGTCGGCTCCGGACGCGCCGCTGCCGAAGGTGTCAAGCCCGCGCTACTATACCTACCAGCCCGATGCGATGCGCTTCGTCGATACCGGCAAGTTCACCGATCCTGTTGTCACAGGAGCAGTCGCCGACGCGTCGGCGGTGACCGAGACGATGCCGTCGGTTCAGCGCCGCTTCCTCATCGAGGCAAAGGTGCGCGCACCCGTCGACGTCGCCAAGGCGCTAGAGGCCTATTATGGTGACGTGAAGAACCCGCTGGTTTGGCTCACCGGAACGGATGTGAATGATCGCGCCAAGGCCGCGATGGCCGTATTGGCAGACGCGGCGTCGGTTGGTCTCGACGCGGCCGACTATGCGGTCCCGGTGCCGACCGAGGATCCGACCAATCCGGATCCAGCGATCCGCGACCGCGCCCTGACGCAGTTCGAGCTGGAGCTTTCTGCCAAGGTGCTCGCCTATGTGCAGGATACCGTGCGCGGACGCATCGATCCGAACAAGCTCTCCGGCTATCATGATTTCAAGCGTAAGGATGTGAACCTCGCGCCGGTGCTGAAGCTCGCCCGCATGAGCCCGGATACGGCAGCCTATCTCAGAAGCCGGACGCCCGATGGGCCGCAGTTTGTTGCGCTCGAGGATGAGTTGGCGAAGCTGCGCGCCGAAGGCGCAAGCGACGACCGCATCGATATTGCCCTGAGCGGCCTGCTTCGTCCGGGCGATAACTCTTCCGAAATCCCGAATATCGTGAAGGCGATCGACAAGCGCGGTTCGGCCGCCCTCAAGGGCGAACATGCAGCGACGCTCGCCGCATATACAGGTAGCACCGACTATTCGCCGGAGATCGTTGCACTCGTCGAAGGTTTCCAACAGGAACATGGCCTGAAGCCGGACGGTGTCATCGGCCAGGCCACGGTCCGCGCCATGACCGGCGGCGACAGCAACGCTTCGAAGGTCGATAAGTTGATCGTTGCCATGGAGCAAGCGCGCTGGCTGCCGGCTGACCTCGGCTCGCGTTACGTTTTCATCAACCAGCCAGCCTACATGGTCTATTACCACAACGACAACAAGGAACAGTTGTCGATGCGTGTCGTCGTCGGTCAGCCGTCGCACCAGACCTTCTTCTTCCAGGACCAGATCGAGACGGTCGAGTTCAACCCGTTCTGGGGCGTGCCGCAGTCGATCATCATCAACGAGATGTTGCCGCGCCTGCGCTCCGACCCAAGCTATTTGGATCGGATGGGCTATGAAGTAACGGTTGGCGGCCGCGCCGTGGCGTCGTCCAGCGTCGACTGGTACGGGTCTACGACCAACGTCTCGGTGCGCCAGCCGCCGAGCGACGACAACGCCCTTGGCGAACTCAAGATCCTGTTCCCGAACGCGCATGCGATCTACATGCATGACACGCCCTCGAAGAGCTTCTTCAAGCGCGACATGCGTGCCCTCAGCCATGGTTGCGTGCGCCTTGCTGAGCCGCGTGCGATGGCGGCAGCCGTCTTGAACACTTCGGTGGACCAGATCGGCAAGGAAATCGCCACAGGCAAGAACCACGCCTTGCAGGTTCCGCAGAAGATACCGGTTTACGTAGCTTACTTCACGGCCTGGCCGAACAAGGATGGCGTCGTGCAGTATTTCGACGACGTATATGGCCGCGACGCCTATGTGCAGAAGGCCTTCGAGGCCACGACGAAGGCACGCGACGCGCAGATCTGA
- a CDS encoding fumarate hydratase, translating to MADDLFPLSKDSTQYRKISSDYVSVDSFKGQDILTVEPEGIRLLAETAFADINHLLRPGHLKQLASILEDPEATDNDRFVAYDLLKNANIAAGGVLPMCQDTGTAIIMAKKGRRVWTEGEDYSALAKGVMDAFEKKNLRYSQLAPVKMFEEKNTKNNLPAQIDIYEEGTDAYDFLFVAKGGGSANKTFLYQGTPSLLTHDRMIDFLEEKILTLGTAACPPYHLAIVIGGTSAEMNMKTVKLASTRYLDDLPTEGSESGHAFRDIEMEREIHKLTQQMGIGAQFGGKYFCHDVRVIRLPRHGASLPIGLGVSCSADRQAKGKITREGIFIEQLETDPSKYMPEIDQSNLSESMVRIDLNQPMSGILAELSKHPVKTRLSLTGTIIVARDLAHAKIRERLEKGEGMPDYMKNHPVYYAGPAKTPAGYASGSFGPTTAGRMDSYVDQFQSFGGSMVMLAKGNRSRAVREACKKHGGFYLGSIGGPAARLAQDCIKKVDVLEYPELGMEAVWKIEVEDFPAFIVTDDKGNDFFQEFNLG from the coding sequence ATGGCTGACGATCTTTTCCCCCTCAGCAAAGACTCCACCCAATACCGCAAGATCAGCAGCGACTACGTCTCTGTCGACAGCTTCAAGGGACAGGACATCCTGACCGTCGAGCCGGAAGGCATTCGCCTGCTGGCCGAAACGGCATTCGCCGACATCAACCATCTCCTGCGGCCCGGCCATCTGAAGCAACTCGCCTCGATCCTCGAGGATCCGGAAGCCACCGACAACGACCGCTTCGTCGCCTACGATCTGCTGAAGAATGCCAACATCGCAGCCGGCGGCGTGCTGCCGATGTGTCAGGATACCGGTACGGCGATCATCATGGCCAAGAAAGGCCGCCGCGTCTGGACCGAAGGTGAGGACTATTCGGCTCTCGCCAAAGGCGTGATGGACGCCTTCGAAAAGAAGAACCTGCGCTACTCGCAGCTCGCGCCTGTCAAGATGTTCGAAGAAAAGAACACCAAGAACAATCTGCCGGCGCAGATCGATATCTACGAGGAGGGAACCGACGCCTATGACTTCCTGTTCGTCGCCAAGGGTGGCGGTTCGGCCAACAAGACCTTCCTCTACCAGGGCACCCCGTCGCTCTTGACGCATGACCGCATGATCGACTTCCTTGAGGAGAAGATCCTTACGTTAGGTACGGCAGCCTGTCCCCCCTACCATCTTGCGATCGTCATCGGTGGCACCTCCGCCGAGATGAACATGAAGACTGTCAAGCTCGCCTCGACGCGCTATCTCGACGATCTGCCGACCGAAGGCTCTGAAAGCGGCCACGCCTTCCGCGATATCGAGATGGAGAGGGAAATCCACAAGCTGACGCAGCAGATGGGCATCGGCGCTCAGTTCGGCGGCAAGTATTTCTGTCATGACGTACGCGTCATCCGCCTGCCGCGCCACGGCGCCTCGCTGCCGATCGGCCTCGGCGTCTCCTGTTCCGCCGACCGTCAGGCGAAGGGCAAGATCACCCGCGAGGGCATCTTCATCGAGCAGCTGGAGACGGATCCGTCGAAATATATGCCCGAGATCGACCAGTCGAACCTGTCGGAATCGATGGTCCGCATCGACCTCAACCAGCCGATGTCCGGCATTCTCGCCGAGCTCAGCAAGCATCCGGTCAAGACCCGTCTCTCGCTCACGGGAACGATTATCGTCGCACGCGACCTCGCCCACGCCAAGATCCGCGAGCGGCTGGAAAAGGGCGAAGGCATGCCCGACTACATGAAGAACCATCCGGTCTATTACGCCGGTCCGGCCAAGACCCCGGCAGGCTATGCCTCCGGCTCCTTCGGCCCGACCACGGCCGGCCGCATGGATTCCTATGTCGACCAGTTCCAGTCTTTCGGCGGATCGATGGTGATGCTTGCTAAGGGCAACCGCTCCCGCGCCGTGCGCGAAGCCTGCAAGAAGCACGGTGGCTTCTACCTCGGCTCCATCGGCGGACCGGCCGCGCGGCTGGCGCAGGACTGCATCAAGAAGGTCGACGTCCTGGAATATCCGGAGCTCGGCATGGAGGCCGTCTGGAAAATCGAGGTTGAAGACTTCCCGGCTTTTATCGTCACCGACGACAAGGGCAACGACTTCTTCCAGGAATTCAACCTCGGCTGA